A region from the Dysidea avara chromosome 15, odDysAvar1.4, whole genome shotgun sequence genome encodes:
- the LOC136245633 gene encoding uncharacterized protein has translation MITLKTFSSVWLSIVDTAFSGIPFYDMSGEETLTPRRFASVSKRRRLADKEDLVNSNQDSNAGLRDTCRDFSAAPQHHEQSNPAVSSCQSQIQPFEWQPSVPSQHLHGFTGPQAEQIYSTETFSTVQPTFLLPPSIAETPQQWPWSMPVITKFPQLLQNGTSSCLGYGPCSLQPDPSSVSTQPPHLSNETELVANQSSLEESMQLPDASENEPTELLCLESAVTKGQATYPELFFLKKDYNRKVILEVTPKRMHHVSGSGLISVARITFNQVEPSGFTYDLQVLFSSIETGSVANLDEFMSVCSKLSTDAQYKFCPGLNEKFYYDTFFATIRYHINSVRIWEKPFNRIDSKNCSMWHQLSKNQSKEEKKSLEVLCGSCKRLCTNLEYRKRQTDVSPARKVARQQSSSHFKLKYLSPLSTAARKKAAQKERSADKAKLAKHEELDVPLDDDQSDELCDVIKRIEETCPNELDKIFQEGDDRAVGDLVRNSWEADKLNGKKSFFKDQHKNENGKRCNRWSLVTIRVALAVFVRSPAAYEALKSFNILQLPSRATLQSYTGAFLDEAGAYREAIGKQVEKYRIFKESCKAEGKLLPKSDGVIIFDEVKVVSSLMWNSRNHKIIGLAMTEEDQASLHDVFQLFDKDRRIKQTKYMLQFLWRDVTSSFDIVGPYFSSEDSMNGKFICSCVLETIKLFHVHGLRTGLLICDGAAPNLSALKATHGHYGMYGTGDGPDTYMIKPWFVNPYDPLRNVYWLICPSHQLKNMINALFSSQDGGTKRFTDENGTNFGWKTILDMYSRECSRRDNGNARMVPRLREAYILRDSWTKLNVMPAKIMQQENVLSELYSYTIQDPPPADVESVKATLHYLEACQKLFEKGLLSHEKVCDIDSKVVKSIKEGYSFFVNWHTNLSKDGELSAQDKRFISWQTFDLLRVCVYGFIGYTTWFLEEYPDHFVSPVRLSGSAVETLFSQFKHTCGGKLSATNYSTARAAHLVKHCVTFHDGSKGYRDVPLELSECILEKKKYKRNDK, from the exons ATGATAACGTTGAAGACCTTCTCTAGTGTATGGCTTTCGATAGTCGATACAGCATTCAGTGGAATTCCTTTTTACGATATGAGTGGTGAAGAAACTCTGACGCCTAGGCGGTTTGCTTCGGTCAGCAAGCGCCGTCGTTTGGCTGATAAGGAGGACCTAGTAAACAGTAACCAAGACAGCAACGCTGGG CTCCGAGACACGTGCCGTGACTTCTCTGCCGCTCCACAGCACCACGAACAGTCAAATCCTGCGGTGTCGAGTTGTCAATCCCAGATACAGCCATTCGAGTGGCAGCCTTCGGTACCCAGCCAGCATCTACACGGATTTACTGGACCACAAGCTGAACAGATTTATTCAACAGAG actttcagcactgTTCAACCAACATTTCTGCTTCCCCCAAGTATTGCAGAAACCCCACAGCAATGGCCATGGTCAATGCCTGTTATAACAAAATTTCCACAACTTTTACAGAATGGTACTTCAAGTTGTCTGGGGTATGGACCATGTAGTCTGCAGCCTGACCCATCATCAGTTTCTACCCAACCTCCACATTTATCGAACGAAACTGAACTAGTAGCCAATCAATCCAGCTTAGAGGAGTCAATGCAGTTACCTGATGCTTCAGAGAATGAACCAACAGAATTGTTGTGTTTAGAGAGTGCTGTCACCAAGGGCCAGGCCACTTATCCAGAGTTGTTTTTCTTGAAGAAAGATTATAACAGAAAAGTTATATTGGAAGTGACACCCAAGAGAATGCACCATGTGTCTGGAAGTGGTCTTATATCAGTAGCCAGGATCACATTCAATCAAGTAGAGCCGTCTGGATTTACTTATGATTTACAAGTCCTCTTCTCATCAATAGAGACTGGAAGTGTTGCTAATTTGGACGAATTTATGTCAGTATGCAGCAAATTATCAACCGATGCTCAGTACAAATTCTGTCCTGGTTTAAATGAAAAGTTCTATTATGACACTTTCTTTGCTACTATTCGCTATCATATAAATAGTGTGAGGATATGGGAAAAGCCTTTCAACCGGATTGACTCGAAGAATTGTTCCATGTGGCATCAGCTTTCAAAGAATCAGAGTAAAGAAGAAAAGAAATCGCTAGAAGTGTTGTGTGGCAGCTGTAAGCGTCTCTGTACCAACTTGGAATATCGAAAGCGCCAAACAGATGTTAGCCCAGCCCGGAAAGTTGCCCGGCAACAGTCATCATCTCACTTTAAATTGAAATATCTATCTCCTCTAAGTACAGCTGCGAGGAAGAAGGCTGCTCAAAAAGAACGTTCAGCTGATAAGGCCAAATTAGCAAAGCATGAGGAGTTGGATGTACCACTAGATGATGACCAGTCTGATGAGCTTTGCGATGTAATAAAAAGGATTGAAGAGACATGTCCAAACGAATTGGACAAGATATTTCAAGAAGGAGATGACCGTGCAGTGGGTGATCTTGTTCGCAACTCTTGGGAAGCAGACAAACTAAATGGCAAAAAAAGTTTTTTTAAGGACCAACACAAGAATG AAAATGGAAAGCGCTGTAATCGATGGAGTTTAGTTACAATTAGAGTAG CTCTAGCTGTATTTGTTCGCAGTCCTGCTGCCTATGAAGCTCTCAAGAGTTTCAATATTCTGCAGCTTCCATCAAGAGCAACTTTACAATCATACACAGGGGCATTTTTAGATGAAGCAGGAGCATACCGGGAGGCAATTGGAAAGCAAGTAGAGAAGTACAGAATATTCAAGGAAAGTTGTAAGGCTGAAGGGAAGTTGCTGCCAAAGTCTGATGGAGTAATAATCTTTGATGAAGTCAAGGTAGTATCTTCACTGATGTGGAACTCGCGAAACCACAAAATTATTGGCTTGGCTATGACAGAGGAAGATCAAGCATCGCTACATGATGTTTTTCAGTTATTCGACAAGGATCGTCGGATTAAGCAAACAAAATATATGCTCCAGTTTTTGTGGAGAGATGTTACATCTTCTTTTGATATTGTGGGGCCATATTTTTCCAGTGAAGATTCGATGAATGGGAAGTTCATTTGTTCATGTGTTTTGGAAACAATAAAGCTTTTCCAT GTTCATGGGCTGCGGACAGGTCTCCTTATTTGTGATGGAGCTGCTCCAAATCTGTCAGCATTAAAAGCCACACATGGACATTATGGTATGTATGGCACCGGGGATGGTCCAGACACTTACATGATCAAGCCTTGGTTTGTCAACCCATATGATCCTTTGCGTAACGTCTACTGGCTAATATGCCCTAGCCACCAG TTGAAGAATATGATCAACGCCCTGTTCTCGTCCCAAGATGGAGGAACAAAGCGTTTTACCGATGAAAATGGTACTAATTTCGGTTGGAAGACCATTTTAGACATGTACTCGCGAGAATGTTCCAGAAGAGATAATGGAAATGCCCGAATGGTACCCAGGTTACGTGAGGCTTACATACTTCGTGACTCATGGACAAAGCTCAATGTCATGCCTGCTAAGATTATGCAA CAAGAGAATGTTTTGTCAGAATTATACAGTTACACAATTCAAGACCCTCCACCTGCTGATGTTGAGAGTGTCAAAGCTACATTGCATTACTTGGAGGCCTGTCAGAAGTTGTTTGAAAAGGGGCTACTTAGTCATGAGAAAGTTTGTGATATCGACAGCAAGGTAGTGAAGTCGATTAAAGAAGGGTATTCATTCTTTGTGAACTGGCATACTAACCTCTCAAAGGACG GTGAATTAAGTGCACAAGACAAAAGGTTTATTAGCTGGCAAA CATTTGATCTTCTCAGGGTTTGTGTCTATGGGTTCATAGGCTACACAACCTGGTTTTTGGAGGAATATCCAGATCACTTTGTCAGCCCTGTAAGATTGTCAGGAAGTGCTGTTGAAACTCTCTTCAGCCAATTTAAACACACATGTGGAGGTAAACTGAGTGCCACTAACTACTCTACAGCAAGAGCTGCACATCTTGTGAAGCATTGTGTAACCTTCCATGATGGATCAAAAGGGTACAGAGATGTTCCGTTGGAATTATCGGAGTGTATTCTGGAAAAAAAGAAGTACAAACGTAATGACAAATGA